From one uncultured Paludibacter sp. genomic stretch:
- a CDS encoding Response regulator receiver protein, whose translation MKKDRILWADDEMDLLQPYILFLEEKGFDVVTVTNGKDAVDLCKKDTFDIIFLDENMPGLSGLQTVTQIKEIDPDVPLVMITKSEEEDIMNMAIGNKIADYLTKPVNPSQILLTLKKNIHKREIVQEHTTSAYQQEFRNIGMQINDSFSYNDWVDVYKKLVFWELELAEADNAMDEMLRMQKTEANGTFNKFVKKNYMDWMAAPENRPLMSPDIFKTKIFPLLDKGEKVFFILVDNFRYDQWRIIRELLSDFYTITEEDMYCSILPTATQYARNAIFSGLMPLQIQQMFPHLWVDEEEEEGKNLNEKDLLQTQLDRFRKKYSFSYHKVFENGFCEKVIEQLPQMENNQLNVVVLNFIDMLSHARTEIKMVRELANDEKAYRSLTLSWFRHSATYDLFKAIAQRGYKVVFTTDHGAIQVKDPLKVVGDKNTNTNLRYKVGKNLSYNKKEVFEITQPTKAGLPSPNVSSAYIFAGNEDFFAYPNNYNYYVSYYKNTIQHGGISLEEMIIPLITMEPK comes from the coding sequence ATGAAAAAAGACCGCATACTTTGGGCTGACGATGAAATGGATTTACTCCAACCGTATATTCTTTTTTTGGAAGAAAAAGGATTCGATGTGGTTACCGTTACCAATGGAAAAGACGCTGTTGATTTATGTAAAAAAGACACATTCGACATTATTTTTCTCGATGAAAATATGCCGGGTTTGAGCGGTTTGCAAACTGTAACTCAAATCAAAGAAATAGATCCGGATGTTCCGCTTGTAATGATAACCAAAAGCGAAGAAGAAGACATAATGAATATGGCTATCGGGAATAAAATTGCCGATTATTTAACAAAACCGGTAAATCCCAGCCAAATTTTACTTACACTGAAAAAGAATATTCACAAACGGGAAATTGTACAAGAACACACAACATCTGCTTACCAGCAGGAATTCCGAAATATTGGAATGCAAATAAACGATTCTTTTTCGTACAACGATTGGGTGGACGTTTACAAAAAACTGGTTTTTTGGGAATTGGAACTTGCCGAAGCCGACAATGCGATGGACGAAATGCTTCGAATGCAAAAAACCGAAGCAAACGGCACATTCAATAAATTTGTGAAGAAAAATTATATGGATTGGATGGCTGCACCCGAAAACCGTCCTTTGATGAGTCCCGATATTTTTAAAACCAAAATTTTTCCGTTGCTCGACAAAGGGGAAAAAGTATTTTTCATTCTTGTCGATAATTTCAGATACGATCAATGGCGAATTATTCGCGAATTATTGTCGGATTTTTATACCATTACCGAAGAAGATATGTATTGCAGCATTCTTCCTACAGCAACACAATATGCGCGCAATGCAATTTTTTCGGGATTAATGCCGTTGCAAATACAACAAATGTTTCCACATCTTTGGGTGGACGAAGAAGAAGAGGAGGGGAAAAATTTGAATGAAAAAGATTTATTGCAAACACAATTGGATCGTTTCCGTAAAAAATATTCATTCTCATATCATAAAGTATTCGAAAACGGTTTTTGCGAAAAAGTAATAGAACAACTTCCACAAATGGAAAATAACCAGTTAAATGTGGTGGTTTTAAACTTTATCGATATGCTTTCACACGCCCGCACCGAAATTAAAATGGTACGTGAATTAGCTAACGATGAAAAAGCATATCGCTCGTTAACGCTTTCCTGGTTCAGGCATTCTGCAACTTACGACCTTTTCAAAGCCATTGCACAACGCGGTTACAAAGTGGTTTTCACTACCGATCATGGCGCCATTCAGGTAAAAGACCCACTAAAAGTGGTGGGTGATAAAAACACCAACACCAACTTGCGTTACAAAGTGGGTAAAAACTTGAGTTACAATAAAAAAGAGGTTTTTGAAATTACACAGCCGACAAAAGCAGGATTGCCCAGCCCAAATGTAAGTTCAGCATATATTTTTGCCGGAAACGAAGACTTTTTCGCGTATCCAAATAATTATAATTACTACGTAAGTTATTATAAAAACACTATTCAGCACGGTGGAATTTCATTGGAAGAAATGATTATTCCGCTTATAACGATGGAGCCAAAGTAA
- a CDS encoding TPR domain-containing protein yields MKKYYLNTAFLLVLLLTFAGCSTQKNTGMSRFYQNVTTKFNIFFNGSESYKEGMENISKANKDDYSQVLPMYPSSHHEILSSAGSNMGRAIEKSRKAIKLHSIKKKPNKNFKKWNDPKYRAWYEQNEFNPALKQAWLMLAKSEFHKGDFLGSVGTFSYIIKHYATVPDVVAEAQIWTARAYAEMDWIYEAEEVLTKLSTEKLNKKNTGLFSAAMADVLLKKQQYREAIPYLKLAIEREKDGKLQTRFKYILAQIYSRTNDKEQAENYYTAVIKSSPPYEMELNARINRAQLVTGTDIKSVEKELKGLAKNRKNKEYLDQIYTALGNIFLNAKDTIKAIEYYSQATQKSKRNGIEKGIALVQLGDLYYNNKKYIKAEPNYSEAAKIFTNEYDDYPRISKRAEVLAELVKEDEVVELQDSLLRLAKMPEKERLDVINNIIEKVKKDEKEQKEKQERENNPNYRQNNQEEDDFSMPMPNQMIGANSGGDWYFYNSNTIRSGKTDFRKKWGNRKLEDNWQRNNKSAALFADNTSSSNNSTSATNSARETGEPEKAGEKPQKTNATADNKSVDFYLQQLPFSAKQQQKSNEEIADALFNMGFIFKDKMQDYPIAIETFQDFENRFPKDERVMETIYQRFLIAARQGDSEAEERYRLQILSRYPKSNYAEMLQQPNFVKRMEKMYQEQDSVYNQTYAAYTKSDFPTVFKNVEYIKKKYPVSSLMPKFEFLNALSIGKTQKSGLFKTSLDSLVAHYPNSDVSAMAKDILALMKQGNVAQLGKTHGSLLAKRAEEAAISEETDIMSLSDSKDGKHRLMFVGNLNDSAMNKLLYNTAMFNFSRFMIKDFDFETGKINDTDKALSVTNLESFDEALWYEKTIRTDKELAHLIDSLDIKLIPISEDNFGKLKNFFTLDQYLEFEKENLLKEKPKPQLAEVKKLEKPKVAEKAKTETKKIAETKETKQTENKEIAQQTTLEPVKKEEVQSTVETKPAEPEKPKVEEPVAWFKNTYAYRPNAPHFVALYVPGGGVKNFSAIQQAFDKYNAANYGMLNLRISLENFGKQQAIIIGSFVDANTAKSYLLRMLKEPAIIEATKGLNKRNLIGTQENLNIMVQKNDLNTYFDFMKEFYLK; encoded by the coding sequence TTGAAAAAATATTATCTAAATACTGCATTTTTATTGGTATTATTATTGACTTTTGCGGGGTGTTCCACGCAGAAAAACACCGGAATGTCTCGCTTTTACCAAAATGTAACTACCAAATTCAATATCTTTTTCAACGGTTCGGAAAGTTATAAGGAAGGAATGGAAAACATTTCGAAAGCCAACAAAGACGATTATTCGCAGGTGTTGCCCATGTATCCTTCGAGCCATCACGAAATTTTGTCTTCCGCCGGTTCCAATATGGGCAGAGCAATAGAAAAAAGCCGCAAAGCAATAAAACTGCATTCCATTAAGAAAAAACCGAATAAGAATTTCAAAAAATGGAACGATCCCAAATATCGTGCGTGGTATGAACAAAACGAATTTAATCCGGCGCTGAAACAAGCTTGGTTGATGTTGGCAAAATCTGAATTTCACAAAGGAGATTTTCTGGGTTCGGTTGGAACGTTTTCTTACATCATAAAACATTACGCTACCGTTCCCGATGTGGTTGCCGAAGCGCAAATATGGACTGCCCGCGCTTACGCAGAAATGGACTGGATTTACGAAGCTGAAGAAGTTCTTACCAAACTTTCGACCGAAAAACTCAACAAAAAAAATACGGGATTATTTTCTGCAGCAATGGCGGATGTGTTGTTGAAAAAGCAACAATATCGTGAAGCTATTCCATACCTGAAACTTGCTATTGAACGCGAAAAAGACGGAAAACTTCAAACCCGATTTAAATACATTTTGGCGCAAATTTACTCACGTACAAACGATAAGGAACAAGCTGAAAATTATTATACCGCAGTAATAAAATCATCACCTCCTTATGAAATGGAGCTCAATGCGCGTATTAACCGTGCACAACTCGTTACGGGAACCGACATTAAATCCGTTGAAAAAGAACTGAAAGGATTGGCAAAAAATCGTAAAAACAAAGAATATTTAGACCAAATTTACACCGCTTTGGGAAATATTTTTCTGAATGCAAAAGATACCATAAAAGCCATTGAATATTATTCGCAGGCAACGCAAAAAAGCAAGCGAAACGGTATTGAAAAAGGAATTGCGCTAGTTCAACTGGGAGATTTATATTACAACAATAAAAAATACATCAAAGCGGAACCCAATTACAGCGAAGCGGCAAAAATTTTCACAAACGAATACGATGATTATCCGCGAATAAGTAAACGTGCTGAAGTATTAGCGGAATTAGTGAAAGAAGACGAAGTGGTAGAATTACAGGACAGTTTGCTGCGGTTGGCAAAGATGCCTGAAAAAGAGCGGCTCGATGTTATCAATAACATCATTGAAAAAGTAAAAAAAGACGAAAAAGAACAGAAGGAAAAACAGGAACGGGAAAATAATCCTAATTACCGCCAAAATAATCAGGAAGAAGATGATTTCTCTATGCCGATGCCAAATCAAATGATTGGCGCAAATTCGGGCGGCGATTGGTATTTTTACAATTCAAACACCATTCGCAGTGGAAAAACAGATTTTAGAAAAAAATGGGGAAACCGAAAATTGGAAGACAACTGGCAACGAAACAATAAATCAGCCGCTTTATTTGCGGACAATACATCATCTTCAAACAATTCGACTTCAGCAACAAATTCAGCAAGAGAAACAGGCGAACCTGAAAAGGCGGGCGAAAAACCACAAAAGACAAACGCTACTGCCGATAATAAAAGCGTAGACTTTTACTTGCAACAACTGCCTTTTAGCGCCAAACAACAACAAAAATCAAACGAAGAAATTGCCGATGCGCTGTTCAATATGGGATTCATTTTTAAGGATAAAATGCAAGATTATCCGATAGCAATTGAAACTTTTCAAGATTTTGAAAACCGATTCCCGAAAGATGAACGCGTGATGGAAACTATTTACCAGCGTTTTCTTATTGCCGCGCGTCAAGGCGATTCGGAAGCGGAAGAAAGATATCGTTTGCAAATACTCAGTCGTTACCCAAAAAGCAATTACGCTGAAATGCTTCAACAACCCAATTTTGTGAAGCGGATGGAAAAAATGTATCAGGAACAAGATTCTGTTTACAACCAAACCTATGCGGCATACACCAAAAGCGATTTTCCAACTGTTTTTAAAAATGTGGAATATATCAAGAAAAAATATCCGGTTTCATCTTTGATGCCGAAATTTGAGTTTTTGAATGCGTTAAGTATTGGTAAAACGCAAAAATCAGGTTTATTCAAAACTTCGTTGGATTCGTTGGTAGCGCATTATCCAAACAGCGACGTAAGCGCAATGGCAAAAGATATTTTGGCATTAATGAAACAGGGAAATGTAGCACAATTGGGCAAAACACACGGCTCTTTACTTGCAAAACGGGCGGAAGAAGCGGCAATATCGGAAGAAACAGATATAATGTCGCTTTCTGACAGCAAAGATGGAAAACATCGGTTGATGTTTGTTGGAAACTTGAACGATTCGGCAATGAACAAATTGCTATACAACACTGCAATGTTCAATTTTTCGCGGTTTATGATTAAAGATTTCGATTTTGAAACCGGAAAAATAAATGATACGGACAAAGCTCTTTCGGTTACCAATCTCGAATCGTTCGATGAAGCGCTTTGGTACGAAAAAACCATCCGTACCGATAAGGAACTGGCGCATTTAATTGATTCATTGGATATTAAATTAATTCCGATTTCCGAAGATAATTTCGGAAAATTAAAAAACTTTTTCACATTAGACCAATATTTGGAATTTGAAAAAGAAAATCTTTTAAAAGAGAAACCAAAACCACAACTTGCAGAAGTAAAAAAACTTGAAAAACCAAAAGTGGCGGAAAAAGCAAAAACAGAGACGAAAAAAATTGCCGAAACAAAAGAAACAAAGCAAACAGAAAACAAAGAAATTGCACAGCAAACAACTCTGGAGCCTGTAAAAAAAGAAGAAGTACAATCAACCGTAGAAACCAAACCTGCCGAACCCGAAAAACCAAAAGTAGAAGAACCTGTGGCGTGGTTTAAAAATACATACGCTTACCGTCCGAACGCGCCTCATTTTGTTGCATTGTACGTTCCGGGAGGCGGAGTTAAAAACTTTTCAGCCATTCAACAAGCATTTGATAAATACAATGCTGCCAATTATGGAATGCTCAACTTAAGAATTTCACTGGAAAACTTTGGAAAACAGCAGGCGATTATCATCGGTTCATTTGTAGACGCAAACACGGCAAAATCATATTTGCTGCGTATGCTTAAAGAGCCGGCAATTATAGAAGCAACAAAAGGATTAAACAAACGTAATCTCATCGGCACACAGGAAAACCTCAACATTATGGTACAGAAAAACGATTTGAATACGTATTTTGATTTTATGAAAGAGTTTTATTTGAAGTAG
- a CDS encoding conserved hypothetical protein (Evidence 4 : Unknown function but conserved in other organisms), producing MFYLIGILVFFGLLLFLVTYFKRRKETGSPDIIINEDPECCGAHEVCDKDTLLSASAKPEYFDDEELDVFAGISSEKYSEEQVNAISEVFYSLPEDNVAAWLRSLQLRNIQLPNLIKEQALMVVGERRNS from the coding sequence ATGTTTTATCTTATCGGAATATTAGTTTTTTTCGGACTTTTACTGTTTCTCGTTACGTATTTTAAAAGAAGAAAAGAAACGGGAAGTCCTGATATTATTATAAATGAAGACCCTGAATGTTGCGGAGCGCACGAAGTTTGCGATAAAGATACACTGCTCAGTGCAAGCGCAAAACCGGAGTATTTTGATGATGAAGAATTAGATGTTTTTGCCGGAATTTCTTCCGAAAAATATTCAGAAGAGCAAGTGAACGCCATTTCCGAAGTGTTTTATTCTCTTCCCGAAGATAATGTTGCCGCGTGGCTTAGAAGTTTGCAACTCCGCAATATTCAATTGCCAAATTTAATTAAGGAACAGGCGCTAATGGTAGTAGGAGAAAGACGGAATTCTTAA
- a CDS encoding Abortive infection protein: MLKELFGNSSWLGKIIQLVLISLLFLMTGFFIWTIFGGNPNSIDSQKILQLITAVFFFILPVAFLGYFWYEKPIEAFYLNKMPAIQQITLVVLLMISVQPFINLLAYFNEQIHLPAALKGLEELFKEYETRAGELTKEFLNVKTGGGYLFNLFLMALLPAFGEELFFRGAMQNVFSEKFSKITAVWITAVIFSLIHFQMYGFIPRMLLGAMFGYILVWTRTLWLPILAHFVNNALAVSVTFFSGNDNQLENFGKADTYVYGVISGIISIFILWMIYKPSRTNIKNI; encoded by the coding sequence ATGCTTAAAGAATTATTCGGAAATTCGTCCTGGTTGGGAAAAATTATCCAACTTGTGCTTATCAGTTTGCTTTTTTTAATGACGGGATTTTTTATTTGGACTATCTTTGGAGGAAATCCTAACAGCATCGACTCTCAAAAAATCCTTCAACTGATTACGGCGGTGTTCTTTTTCATTCTCCCGGTGGCATTTTTAGGTTATTTTTGGTACGAAAAACCGATAGAGGCATTTTATCTAAATAAAATGCCTGCAATTCAGCAAATTACGTTGGTTGTTTTACTGATGATTTCGGTTCAGCCGTTTATTAATTTGTTGGCTTATTTTAATGAACAAATTCACTTGCCTGCAGCGTTGAAAGGGTTAGAAGAACTTTTCAAAGAGTATGAAACAAGAGCGGGTGAGCTCACCAAAGAGTTTTTAAACGTAAAAACCGGCGGCGGATATTTGTTTAATTTGTTTTTAATGGCGTTGCTTCCCGCTTTTGGCGAAGAATTATTTTTCCGGGGCGCAATGCAAAATGTTTTTTCCGAAAAATTCTCGAAAATCACCGCTGTTTGGATTACAGCCGTTATTTTCAGTTTAATTCATTTCCAAATGTACGGATTTATTCCCCGAATGTTGCTTGGAGCGATGTTCGGATATATTCTTGTGTGGACTCGCACGCTTTGGCTACCGATATTGGCGCATTTTGTAAACAACGCATTGGCGGTTTCGGTTACTTTTTTTTCGGGAAACGATAACCAACTGGAAAATTTTGGGAAAGCCGACACGTATGTTTACGGCGTTATTAGCGGAATTATCTCTATTTTTATTCTTTGGATGATTTATAAACCGTCAAGAACTAATATTAAAAACATTTAG
- the rbpD gene encoding putative RNA-binding protein RbpD (Evidence 3 : Putative function from multiple computational evidences), which translates to MNIYFGNLSYKVRENDLQGVVAEYGEVTSCKVIKDRETGKSKGFAFVEMADDAAATKMIEELNGAELDGRTLVVKEARPRD; encoded by the coding sequence ATGAACATTTATTTCGGAAACCTGAGCTACAAAGTTCGGGAAAATGATTTACAAGGCGTAGTAGCTGAATATGGCGAAGTTACTTCTTGTAAAGTTATCAAAGACCGTGAAACGGGCAAATCAAAAGGATTCGCATTTGTAGAAATGGCTGACGATGCCGCTGCTACTAAAATGATTGAAGAACTAAACGGCGCCGAGCTTGACGGCAGAACATTGGTTGTAAAAGAAGCTCGTCCACGCGACTAA
- a CDS encoding putative addiction module antidote protein HigA (Evidence 3 : Putative function from multiple computational evidences), translating into MATINEFYTDIAFHPGETLREKLEELNMGSKEFAIRTGKPEKTIIAILNEESSITPEMAILFENVLKIPARYWIKKQYSFDEYKAREKRALAIKEAENWAKCFPLLDMVKNGWINAQSKAEDKVSELFTFFGVSSPSAWENYFFNQPLKVAFRISLAHTKEPYAISAWIRQGEIQASQLSCSAYSENKFKESLYKIKSIMALQPDDFFWQLQKICLESGVKVVHTPCIKKAPLSGATRWIDENPVIQLSGRYNQNDRFWFTFFHEAGHIILHGKKDIFLEDIEYSSYNKEKEEEADQFAIKWTFSNDEERELLKQIPLNEQKVLDYANKIGTHPAIILGRFHYKKLIPYTIGREFYQKLNLS; encoded by the coding sequence ATGGCAACCATAAACGAATTTTATACAGATATCGCATTCCATCCAGGCGAAACATTGAGAGAAAAATTGGAAGAACTAAATATGGGATCCAAAGAATTTGCTATTCGAACCGGTAAACCTGAAAAAACCATTATAGCAATCCTTAATGAGGAAAGTTCAATTACTCCCGAGATGGCTATTTTATTTGAAAATGTACTAAAAATACCCGCTCGTTATTGGATAAAAAAACAGTATAGCTTTGATGAATATAAAGCAAGAGAAAAAAGAGCCTTAGCTATAAAAGAAGCCGAGAATTGGGCAAAATGTTTCCCTTTATTAGATATGGTTAAGAATGGTTGGATAAATGCTCAATCAAAAGCAGAAGATAAAGTTTCAGAATTATTTACTTTTTTTGGCGTAAGCTCTCCTTCTGCTTGGGAAAATTATTTTTTCAATCAACCTCTTAAAGTTGCATTCAGAATTTCATTGGCACATACCAAAGAACCTTATGCTATTTCAGCTTGGATTCGTCAAGGGGAAATCCAAGCTAGCCAGTTGTCTTGTAGTGCTTATTCTGAAAATAAATTTAAAGAATCGTTATATAAGATAAAATCTATTATGGCTTTACAGCCTGACGATTTTTTTTGGCAATTACAAAAAATCTGTTTAGAATCTGGTGTAAAAGTAGTTCATACTCCTTGTATAAAAAAAGCGCCTCTAAGTGGTGCAACACGATGGATAGACGAAAACCCTGTCATTCAACTCTCGGGCAGATATAATCAGAATGATAGATTCTGGTTCACTTTTTTTCACGAAGCTGGTCATATTATTTTACACGGCAAAAAAGATATTTTTTTAGAAGATATTGAATACTCTAGTTATAATAAAGAAAAAGAAGAAGAGGCTGATCAATTTGCTATAAAATGGACTTTCTCAAATGATGAAGAAAGAGAATTGTTAAAACAAATTCCCCTTAACGAACAAAAAGTCTTGGACTATGCAAATAAAATAGGTACACACCCAGCCATTATCTTAGGTAGATTTCATTACAAGAAGTTAATTCCATACACAATTGGAAGAGAGTTTTATCAAAAGTTAAATCTATCTTAA
- a CDS encoding Toxin-antitoxin system, toxin component, RelE family, whose protein sequence is MDIKFSDKRLGKLASDIKKCKKELGEKQGTIFLKRLTDLRDAETLEDVRYLPGRYHELTNNRKGQWACDLNHPYRLIFTPQETPIPINQAGQYIWCEIVGIEIVEIVDYH, encoded by the coding sequence ATGGATATAAAGTTTAGTGATAAAAGGTTGGGAAAATTAGCCAGCGACATAAAAAAATGTAAAAAAGAGTTGGGTGAAAAACAAGGTACAATTTTTTTAAAACGATTGACTGACTTACGCGATGCTGAGACTTTAGAAGATGTAAGATATTTACCAGGTAGGTATCACGAATTGACAAATAACAGAAAAGGACAGTGGGCTTGCGATTTGAACCATCCATATCGTTTGATTTTTACACCTCAGGAAACTCCAATACCTATAAATCAGGCAGGTCAATATATTTGGTGTGAAATTGTAGGCATCGAAATTGTAGAAATAGTAGACTATCATTAA
- the proA gene encoding Gamma-glutamyl phosphate reductase, translating to MTWQKNAQIASRKLNLIGVDKIKTVLLQLADEILPNAEKILSANALDLAEMDKSNPMYDRLLLSENRLEGIAADMRNVANLPSPLGKILSETVRPNGMRLKKITVPFGIIGIIYEARPNVSFDVFSLCFKSGNVCVLKGGTDAYRSNLAIVEIIQDVLEKNGIDKNAVQLLPAGREATAELMQAVGVVDMVIPRGGQGLIDFVRKNSQVPVIETGAGVCHTYFDEFGDLEKGKNIVFNAKTRRVSVCNALDGLIIHENRLNDIPQLCQKLAEKNVIIYADEKAYGKLKGNYPENLLQHADKHSFGTEFLNYKMAVKTVANLEAAIEHISLYSSKHSECIVTENAENAAYFIKAVDAACVYTNVSTAFTDGAQFGLGAEIGISTQKLHARGPMALAELCTYKWVIEGEGLVRE from the coding sequence ATGACTTGGCAAAAAAACGCGCAAATCGCATCACGCAAACTGAATTTAATAGGCGTAGACAAAATTAAAACCGTATTATTGCAACTGGCTGATGAAATTCTTCCCAACGCAGAAAAAATTTTATCTGCCAACGCGCTGGATTTGGCTGAAATGGACAAATCAAATCCGATGTACGACCGTCTTTTACTTTCCGAAAACCGCTTGGAAGGAATTGCTGCCGATATGCGAAATGTGGCAAATTTGCCTTCGCCGCTGGGAAAAATTTTAAGCGAAACGGTGCGTCCCAACGGAATGAGGTTGAAAAAAATTACCGTTCCGTTCGGAATTATCGGAATTATTTACGAAGCGCGTCCCAATGTGAGTTTCGATGTGTTTTCGCTTTGTTTTAAATCGGGGAATGTGTGCGTGCTCAAAGGCGGAACCGACGCATATCGTTCCAATCTTGCCATTGTGGAAATTATTCAGGATGTGCTGGAAAAAAACGGAATAGATAAAAATGCGGTGCAACTTCTTCCTGCGGGACGTGAAGCTACTGCCGAATTGATGCAAGCTGTAGGCGTGGTAGATATGGTTATTCCGCGAGGAGGACAAGGTTTGATTGATTTCGTGCGGAAAAATTCGCAAGTTCCGGTAATTGAAACGGGCGCCGGAGTTTGCCATACCTATTTTGATGAATTTGGCGATTTGGAAAAAGGAAAAAACATTGTTTTCAATGCCAAAACTCGCCGTGTAAGTGTTTGTAATGCTTTGGATGGCTTGATTATACACGAAAACCGTTTGAACGATATACCGCAACTTTGCCAAAAACTAGCAGAAAAAAACGTAATTATTTATGCCGATGAAAAAGCATACGGCAAACTGAAAGGAAATTATCCCGAAAATTTGCTTCAACACGCTGACAAACACAGTTTCGGAACCGAATTTTTGAATTACAAAATGGCTGTGAAAACCGTTGCAAACTTGGAAGCCGCCATAGAACACATTTCACTTTACAGCTCCAAACACAGTGAATGTATTGTTACCGAAAACGCTGAAAACGCCGCATATTTTATAAAAGCGGTGGATGCCGCGTGCGTTTATACCAACGTTTCCACCGCTTTTACCGACGGCGCGCAATTTGGACTGGGCGCAGAAATCGGTATCAGTACCCAAAAACTGCACGCGCGAGGACCCATGGCTTTAGCTGAACTTTGTACTTACAAATGGGTGATTGAAGGAGAAGGATTAGTGAGAGAGTAG